The following are encoded together in the Terriglobia bacterium genome:
- the lpxI gene encoding UDP-2,3-diacylglucosamine diphosphatase LpxI (LpxI, functionally equivalent to LpxH, replaces it in LPS biosynthesis in a minority of bacteria.), translating into MTVPSDKKLGLIAGNGSFPLLLLDAARAQGAEVIVAAIKEETSPLIEQRGAAAVHWMSLGELGKLIDTFKREGVTTAVMAGQVKHKQIFSSIRPDWRLAKVLFSLGTRNTDSLIGAVAKVLEEEGIHLISSTSYLEPLLAKPGVLTRRAPSEAEQKNVAYGRQVARHLAQFDIGQTVVIAEAACVAVEAMEGTDATIARAGEIMKSLGNDAHAADAGPAALSRALTVVKVAKPNQDMRFDVPVVGVKTIATMQQAGATCLAVDAGKCLFLDGDKITTTADQAGIAITAE; encoded by the coding sequence GTGACCGTGCCCTCTGACAAAAAACTAGGACTCATCGCCGGCAACGGCAGCTTTCCCCTGTTGCTGCTCGACGCTGCGCGGGCGCAAGGCGCAGAGGTTATCGTGGCGGCGATCAAGGAAGAAACATCGCCCCTGATTGAGCAACGCGGCGCTGCGGCGGTGCACTGGATGTCCCTGGGTGAACTGGGCAAGCTGATTGACACTTTCAAGCGCGAAGGCGTGACCACCGCCGTGATGGCCGGGCAGGTCAAGCACAAGCAGATTTTTTCCAGCATCCGGCCCGATTGGCGGCTGGCCAAGGTGTTGTTCTCCCTGGGCACGCGCAACACCGATTCGTTGATTGGCGCGGTGGCCAAGGTCCTGGAAGAGGAAGGCATCCATCTGATCAGTTCCACTTCTTATCTGGAGCCCTTGCTGGCCAAGCCGGGCGTGCTCACCAGGCGCGCGCCGAGTGAGGCCGAGCAGAAGAATGTCGCTTACGGACGCCAGGTAGCGCGGCATCTTGCGCAATTCGATATCGGCCAGACGGTGGTCATTGCGGAAGCGGCGTGCGTTGCGGTGGAAGCCATGGAAGGAACCGATGCGACCATTGCGCGCGCGGGCGAGATCATGAAGAGCCTGGGGAATGACGCTCACGCGGCCGATGCCGGTCCGGCGGCACTAAGCCGCGCTCTCACCGTGGTAAAGGTTGCCAAGCCGAACCAGGACATGCGCTTTGACGTGCCGGTGGTTGGCGTGAAGACCATTGCGACCATGCAGCAGGCCGGCGCGACCTGCCTGGCCGTGGACGCCGGAAAATGTTTGTTTCTCGACGGCGACAAAATCACCACCACCGCCGACCAGGCGGGGATCGCGATTACTGCGGAATAG
- a CDS encoding lantibiotic dehydratase has translation MLSDEYASSGFFVLRTPLLPIEEYLKLSSLAADSPPGQSAAVDDRAAARTHLRRWVERPEVREALWIASPEFSQSLTTWRDDPGGAKGRKIEQALYRYLARMTARATPFGAFAGCSTGEITDVTRLELGPSSQYRRSTRLDMEYLCGLADHLMADPALRGNLRFRCNTTLHLAAGKYHHVRGDWQQGDHVFQLVATDPTPALDATLSRAASGATAGELGFALAARDPEIKPEEADEFVGRLIESQLLVADLVPPVTGAEAILHMIEQIEQAQAPSLAAQLRALAEDLRALDRSGLGADPAAYDRIVNAVSSLGGEFRPGRLVQVDVIKPAAAASLDRQVVNDVLAAIQTLHSIFDVASPSAFQQFKEEFQDRYRDQEISLLEALDDEVGIGFENEDNPTAEPLLDGIDFRPVEEAPPDEAQPRRLVLERRLEELRAKNEIVLDLDPEILDQLKAANPLPLPDAFSVMGASLRSPGGQPSFYAHTIFGPSGVNLLARFRHADERLAEFVQAHINAEEAIHASGVVFAEIVHLPEGRVGNVLCRPVLRQYEIPLLATPGVPAERQIALSDLTVSLRDGRIVLRSRRLGAEVLPRLTSAHNFGSPRSLKLYKFLCLLQSQGTLSDLFWDWGAAGKAAFLPRVTLGNIVFSLACWRINQETALDLAQGRTSVPQWRQANLVPRFAYIAEFDNQLLIDFENPLAVETFLEHIRKQTETVLVEMFPPPDALSVRGPEGSFVHEIILPMVRTRPAVPAPATEAPAVGKPLEASPAQDSQPASAALPARAASPGSPLEMGSDWLFAKLYCSPSHADRLLLELVQPLVAEVMSAGLADRWFFLRYGDPNWHLRLRFHGNPALLNLHVLPRLRQLAEDHQRQGTLWRLQFDAYEPEAERYGGPAGVGIAEHLFEVDSELCLDLLQLISDLGDADLRWQLACCGVDRLLSTLGLALEEKESLARNMARAREQQFVIDQDYKQQMAQTFRTQRQTLSALIAEFETGKTVGQAAEADKAAIIPEKAVAALERYSARLQTIREQLENLQKAKELGQPIPDLAANFAHMHLNRMFRSRHHEQEAVVCDLLSRTYASMLARRAGAAPIPQ, from the coding sequence TTGCTAAGCGATGAATACGCCAGCTCAGGATTTTTTGTCCTGCGCACGCCGCTGCTTCCTATTGAGGAATATCTGAAGCTCTCTTCGCTGGCGGCGGATTCTCCGCCCGGCCAGTCCGCGGCGGTCGATGACCGTGCAGCGGCCCGCACCCATCTCCGCCGCTGGGTCGAACGTCCGGAGGTGCGCGAAGCCCTGTGGATCGCCTCCCCGGAATTTTCGCAATCGCTTACCACCTGGCGGGATGATCCGGGAGGCGCAAAGGGCAGGAAGATAGAGCAGGCCTTGTATCGTTACCTGGCTCGCATGACGGCGCGGGCAACTCCCTTCGGCGCCTTCGCCGGCTGCAGCACCGGCGAGATCACGGACGTAACCCGCCTGGAGCTTGGCCCCAGCAGCCAATACCGCCGCAGCACTCGCCTGGACATGGAATACCTCTGCGGTCTGGCTGACCACCTGATGGCTGATCCGGCGTTGCGCGGCAATCTCCGGTTTCGTTGCAACACCACGCTGCATCTGGCTGCCGGCAAGTACCACCATGTGCGGGGCGACTGGCAGCAGGGCGACCACGTCTTTCAACTGGTTGCCACCGATCCCACACCCGCTCTGGATGCAACGTTGTCGCGGGCCGCTTCCGGCGCTACGGCGGGCGAACTGGGCTTCGCTCTGGCAGCAAGGGACCCTGAGATCAAGCCCGAGGAAGCAGACGAATTCGTTGGCCGGCTCATTGAATCACAACTCCTGGTCGCCGACCTGGTGCCTCCGGTCACCGGCGCCGAAGCCATTCTGCACATGATTGAGCAGATCGAGCAGGCGCAAGCCCCAAGCCTCGCCGCCCAACTGCGCGCGCTTGCCGAAGATCTGCGTGCCCTGGACCGCAGCGGCCTGGGCGCCGACCCTGCCGCCTATGACCGGATCGTGAACGCCGTCTCCAGCCTGGGCGGTGAATTCCGGCCGGGACGGCTGGTCCAGGTGGATGTCATCAAGCCGGCCGCAGCGGCTTCGTTGGACAGGCAGGTGGTGAACGACGTTCTGGCCGCGATTCAAACGCTCCATTCCATCTTCGACGTTGCCAGCCCTTCAGCCTTCCAGCAATTCAAGGAGGAATTTCAAGATCGCTATCGCGACCAGGAGATTTCACTCCTGGAGGCGCTCGATGACGAAGTCGGCATTGGTTTTGAGAATGAAGACAACCCTACCGCCGAGCCGCTGCTCGACGGCATTGATTTTCGTCCGGTCGAAGAAGCGCCGCCCGACGAAGCCCAACCGCGCCGGCTCGTTCTGGAGCGCCGCCTGGAAGAGCTACGCGCGAAGAACGAAATTGTCCTCGATCTGGACCCCGAGATACTGGACCAATTGAAAGCCGCCAATCCGCTCCCTCTGCCGGACGCCTTCTCCGTCATGGGCGCTTCGCTTCGCTCGCCCGGTGGCCAGCCAAGCTTTTACGCGCATACCATCTTTGGTCCTTCGGGCGTCAACCTCCTGGCCCGTTTCCGCCATGCCGACGAGCGACTCGCGGAGTTTGTGCAAGCGCACATCAACGCTGAAGAAGCCATCCATGCGAGCGGCGTTGTATTCGCTGAGATTGTCCATCTCCCCGAGGGCCGCGTGGGCAACGTGCTTTGCCGGCCCGTACTGCGGCAGTACGAAATTCCTCTGCTGGCTACGCCCGGAGTGCCGGCGGAGAGGCAGATCGCGCTCTCTGATTTGACGGTATCGCTGCGCGATGGCCGCATCGTTCTTCGCTCGCGACGCCTGGGCGCTGAGGTGTTGCCCCGGCTGACCTCGGCGCACAACTTTGGCAGTCCCCGCAGCTTGAAGCTCTACAAATTTCTTTGCCTGTTGCAGAGTCAGGGAACTCTCTCTGACTTGTTTTGGGACTGGGGAGCCGCGGGAAAAGCCGCGTTCTTGCCGCGCGTCACGCTGGGCAACATCGTTTTTTCGCTGGCTTGCTGGCGCATCAACCAGGAAACGGCGCTCGATCTCGCTCAGGGTCGCACTTCTGTTCCGCAATGGCGCCAAGCAAACCTGGTCCCACGCTTTGCCTATATCGCCGAGTTCGACAACCAACTCCTTATTGATTTTGAAAACCCGCTGGCCGTGGAAACGTTCCTTGAACACATCAGAAAGCAGACGGAGACGGTGCTGGTGGAAATGTTCCCACCGCCGGACGCATTGTCGGTCCGCGGGCCGGAAGGCAGCTTTGTCCATGAAATTATTCTGCCGATGGTGCGCACGCGGCCGGCAGTCCCTGCACCGGCAACCGAGGCGCCTGCTGTCGGCAAGCCGCTGGAAGCGTCGCCGGCACAGGACAGCCAGCCCGCTTCCGCCGCGCTCCCAGCCAGAGCGGCGTCGCCTGGTTCACCATTGGAGATGGGATCAGACTGGCTGTTCGCCAAGCTCTACTGCAGCCCATCGCACGCGGACCGGCTCCTGCTCGAGCTGGTCCAGCCGCTGGTGGCGGAAGTGATGTCCGCGGGTCTGGCTGATCGCTGGTTCTTCCTCCGCTATGGCGATCCTAACTGGCACTTGCGGCTCCGCTTTCACGGCAACCCCGCGCTGCTCAACCTTCATGTGCTGCCGCGGCTCCGACAGTTGGCGGAAGACCACCAGCGCCAGGGGACTTTGTGGCGGCTGCAATTTGACGCTTACGAGCCTGAGGCTGAGCGCTATGGCGGCCCAGCCGGCGTCGGGATTGCCGAGCATCTCTTTGAAGTGGACAGCGAACTGTGCCTTGACTTGCTCCAGCTCATCTCCGATCTTGGCGACGCTGACTTGCGCTGGCAACTGGCCTGTTGCGGCGTGGACCGCTTGCTCTCCACGCTCGGCCTGGCTCTCGAGGAAAAGGAATCTTTGGCCCGAAACATGGCGCGGGCCCGCGAACAGCAATTTGTGATTGATCAGGATTACAAGCAGCAAATGGCACAAACCTTTCGCACCCAGCGGCAAACTTTGTCCGCCTTGATCGCGGAATTCGAGACAGGAAAGACGGTGGGCCAGGCTGCCGAAGCCGACAAGGCAGCAATCATTCCGGAGAAAGCCGTCGCAGCGCTGGAGCGCTACTCCGCCCGGTTGCAAACCATCCGCGAGCAACTGGAAAATCTGCAAAAAGCCAAGGAACTTGGTCAACCGATTCCAGATTTGGCCGCCAACTTCGCGCACATGCATTTGAACCGCATGTTCCGTTCGCGGCACCATGAGCAGGAAGCTGTGGTGTGTGATCTGCTCAGCCGGACGTACGCTTCCATGCTCGCCCGGCGAGCCGGCGCTGCGCCTATTCCGCAGTAA